The Juglans microcarpa x Juglans regia isolate MS1-56 chromosome 2D, Jm3101_v1.0, whole genome shotgun sequence DNA window GCCTAACCTATACTGCTTTGTAagttcttctctatttttttttttttttattattgtgcaAACCACATCTTGTtgtttttaattgaattaaacctttattatatattattttgaattttttccacaattttaataatatcacatgtcttcctttttattttttaaaaaatattcgaaTCAAATACTTGTTAAGGACTAGGGAACAAGATTTGACTCTTTTGGTCTGCTATTAGTAGCTAGTAAATGGATATGATGTACAAGAAAAGCTTTATattcctaaaaaatattataaaaagatatCTGATATAGTTCGATTTAATTAGTAGTTAAGTTACTTCATAAGCCAGCAgaaaagttttcttttatatatttttatttggaccCAACACTTCATAAAGCCAGCACTGGAATCTCTCCATCTCTCTATATGTATAGGTTTGATTATATTCATCATGTCAGTGACGTAGATAAGACTACAGGAAACGAGACACATGGGCCAATTAATGAATAAAGAAAACATGGTAATTATTTCTGTATGACAAAATGCTACCTATAAGAATCACTCTCGTACATTCAGCACTGGCAACCAAAATCCATTGAAAATACtatacagagagagaaagagagccaAATGGGGAGAAGCCCATGTTGTTCCAAGGAGGGCTTGAACAGAGGTGCTTGGACAGCTCAAGAAGACAGAATTCTCAGAGAATATATTAGAATCCATGGGGAAGGCAAATGGAGAAACATGCCCAAACGAGCaggtaacatatatatatatatatatgtatatatatattataggaattgatttttcttttctgttttgcttATTGTGTATGTCTAATTGGGATATATAACTGTTTCTTCTGCAGGTTTGAAAAGATGTGGGAAGAGCTGCAGGCTCCGCTGGTTGAATTATCTTAGACCTGACATTAGGAGAGGTAACATATCACCAGATGAAGAAGAACTCATCATCAGGCTTCACAAGCTCTTGGGGaacaggtctctctctctctctcacccagaAAATGGGAACTAATGATAGCTCTGATATGATGTAAATGTAAATGAAAGATTCAACTGACAGTAAGATAAAGACGACAGAGGAAGAGGGATAATCTAGTTTTAGTTCATTTCTCAGGTGGTCTCTCATAGCTGGGAGGCTCCCGGGGCGAACAGACAATGAAATCAAGAACTATTGGAACACCAATCTGGGCAGAAAAGTTCAGGACCACCAAAACACTGCTCCACAACTCAAGCTTTCAAGCAGGTCCGTTGAGAAGACTCTAAAGAACACCAATATCATTAACCTTTCCCACAACACAAACTCACTATCACAATCCAAAATGAATAATTTCCAAGTGATTCGGACCAAGGCAACCAAGTGCTCCAAGGTTATCCTGACTCCCCAGCCTAGAAACATTGAACATTTTGACACCAAACAGGCAGGAGCATCAGTCGAAAGTGAGCAATATCCCACCAGCAACAAGGCCTTGGAATTTGATGCTTTCAAGGGATCATCGTCGTTTGCGAGCAcagaaaataatcaaacatCGGAACTACAGACGGATTTCAACATTGGAGAGCTTTGCTTCTCTGATCTTCTCAACTCTTACTTTCCAGATTCAGGTGACCTCAAATATAGCAACGATAGTAACAAGGAATCATCGACCTCTTTGAAGGAATCTATGATGTTTCTCGATGAAATGCTGCAGGATTGGACCAATAACAACAATTGTGTTCAATCGAATGTGGCTTCCGATGATCTGCATTCTTTGGCTTCAATGCTTGATTCCAAAGGGGAATGGCAGGTTGAATAATAATCGATTAACAAACTGGTCACATGACAATGACATCTCAGACTTCTGCTCCACTTCACGACGCAAGATAATGTGTTTGATAATTCTGGGACACTGTAAAATTATGTTGTCCTGTATTTTCATGGCTGTGACTTTAGCCAGgttaatttttgtataaataaaaGCAGAAACAGAATCTAGCGAAGAAGACGATGACTTTTCCTGATACCTAGTCCTCCTTACGTGTCATGCGCTCGTGCTGGTCAGCTATTCAGCATCTCATTTTTTCTActttagatttttctattcTGTCTTCATTCcaatcttttcttcttcttttccgtCGCAAAATTTAAGTTACTCTAAAAAAGGTATATTCGAAGACAATACCATGCATGACGGCATGACCACCGAATATCTGAAGAACTATTTGCTTTTGTCTCAACAAATTAAGCTTGGCCAAAACAATTCAAGCATTAATTAACGAAATAATATCATGAATTTtcacttttgttattttttttccacccCACTAATAATTTCAGCAGAAAATTGTActcattagaaaaatataaattgaggaaaaaaaaaatatttaaatgaaaacagtaatatttctctttcagtCTCGGCTAGTGGGCGCCATTTTTGGCAGTGACCACGCAAATCTTTGTTTCAGTTTTACATACTTCTCTCCTTCATATGTTTCGACGTTGGAATAATGGGAAGTTTTAAGTTGGCACGTCTACGCAAAGTGGCTGATCtgtaaacatattttcaaactaagaATTATAGTCATTTGAAAATGGAGTAACATTAAATGGTTGATGGGTTTAATTGAAATGTCTCCCTGCATCATCAATTATTACTAAAAGTTTTAGCTTTAAGAGGATGGTTTGAATTCAAAGTCGAGATTTGAATTCAGAACTACATTATTAATTTCAAGGTATTTTGTTCAAACTCCACGATGGATATAAATCCTCAAGACTTGTTTGAATTGATCTGTAATATCCCTCCATGAATGGGAGCTTAAACTACACATGATGCCTGGAGGACATGAGGTCTATATATCATTTGGAATTAAGTCAGCCTGAGACAAGGAGGCAATTGACACTCGATGCCAAACCATCTGACTTTCAGCATCAACAAAAGAATTCAAGGTGGAGAACGTGCTCCATTGGATCTCTCACAACTATGTTGTTAATTACGACCCTTAAACTGTTATTACTCATAGCTAGGTCTGGACCCTAGCAGTGCGTACTCATCATGTCAGGTTTCACCAACAATCATGACCTGGCTTGGTTTCTATCATCTGAGTACAACGGCCTTTTTCACTGACACAAATCCCAGAAGCTTTGCTTTGAGTAGTAAAATACTCGGTCAAATATAAGAAATAGGGGTGAAAATTGGTCGGTTTCAATAGGAGAAATGGACCTGGGATCAAGACACGTCCGTCTCGGTCCTTGAAATAgaagattaaaattttttgatttgatcaaaaaattttaaacacgttattaaaaaaattaatattctatcaattaattaatgtataatatcaattaattaattatatagtaattttataagttaagaatataactttcatctaatttattatcattaactatataaaatatttttttattaagttagttacataatacacattaataattcacttaattttaatttgatattttacataaatctctttactaattttttaaaagaagggACTAGACCAATCGATCTAAGCTAGGGATCGATCGGGACagggaaaatgatggaccgcAACCACCCCCCATGACGGGGGATCGAACCGGACCGATTTCCACCCCTAATAACAATACTCCTACATTGGAAATCACTGATTGTTCCAAAAATTTAAGTCAATGTGAAATAATAgacttaattatttgtattatattattaacacttTCGCTCACCATGTGAATAAAACCAACGAGATTCAAGCTGTCCAAACAAttctagaaaaatataaaatttgtgaAGATATAAGGCATCCAACTAGTGAATGCCCTACAATTCCAGCATTTAAAGGAGTCCTTTTAAACTAAACTAATGTTGTTAATATGATGACTAAACCTTTTGCAGGTCCATCTTCAAACACTTACAATCCACAGTGGAGGAGTCATCCAAATTTTAGTTGGAGGAATGAGCACCTAGCGCAAGCCTCATCTCATGCATCTGTGCCTTACCAGTATGCATTTACCCTAGTGGGGCAAGGGCCATCCCAATATCCTACACCAGCACCTTTTGGACAAAATAGAAACCTTGAGGAAGCTATACATCAAATGGTAGCAAACCTCCAGTAGTTCATACTGGTAAGCCACATATGCAAGAGAAAGGGAAGTTCCCTGCACAATCACAACCAAACCCCCAAGGCCAAATTCATCAAGTAACAGAAATGGTAAAACTCTGAAAAATCCCATTCTTGAACAAGATACCATTGGTAAGGTTTCTAACCCTTTTTGCATAGAAGCTGAAAAGAACACTGCACTGCACCTGCACCCTGCACCTACACCTTTCCCCACAAGGTTGACTTCCTTACACAAGGATAAGAACCTAGCTAAAATCCTAGAGGTTTTTAAACAGGTAAGGATTAACATACTTTTGTTAGATGCTATTCAGCAAATTCTCACATATGCCAAATTTTTTAAGGACTTGTGtactattaaaagaaaattaaatgtgaAAAAAGGGCCTTCCTAACTGAGCAGGTCAGTGCTATCATTCAGAGCAATACCCCACCCAAGTACAAGGACCTAGGCTCACCCACTATTGCTTGCATAATTGGAAATTCAAACATTGGTCATGCATTATTAGACTTAGGGTCTAGTGTGAACCTGTTGCCTTATACTGTGTATGAAAAGCTTGGCGTAGGAGAACTGAAACCCACCTCAATCACTCTGCAAATAGCTGACAGATCCATAAAAATACCCAGGGGGTAGTGGAAGATGTTTTAGTCCAAGTTGATAAGTTTTATTACCCAGTGGACTTTGCGGTTCTTGATATGCACCTTTCAATAAATTATGTGTTTCAAGCACCTATAATTTTGGGAAGACCATTTCTTTCTACCTCAAATGCTCTATTAAATTGTAGAAGTGATATTCTAACATTAAGTTTTAGAAATATGACCTTataactaaatattttcaatttgtgCAGGCAACCCCAAGAAGTGAAAGAAGTGCAAGAAGTAAACCTGTTAGAAAGCATTTTTTCAGAAACTTTTCCACTATCTTGCCAATCTACTAATTCATTAATTGATTTAGAGGATGATTTTGATCCAATCAATACATCTACTgaattttcctttatttcatGTATAGGAACTCAAGCTGAACCACAGTGGAAACTCAAGTTTGAACAACTAGCCCAGTGACAGCAATAGTAAGACAATCAGAGGAGCAGATCCCAACATTGAATCTCAAGTCCTGCCAGTAGAACTTAAGTATGCCTTCTTGGGACCCCATAGCACCTTCCCAGTGGTAATTTCCTCTTGTTTAACTAGAGACACTATTGGAGGTCCAAACGAAACATAAAAAGGCCATAGGTTGGACCTTGGCCGACATTAAGGGTATTGACCCTTTAATCTGCACCCATAAAATCTACTTGGAGGAGGATGCCAAGCCTTCTAG harbors:
- the LOC121250961 gene encoding transcription factor MYB1-like, translating into MGRSPCCSKEGLNRGAWTAQEDRILREYIRIHGEGKWRNMPKRAGLKRCGKSCRLRWLNYLRPDIRRGNISPDEEELIIRLHKLLGNRWSLIAGRLPGRTDNEIKNYWNTNLGRKVQDHQNTAPQLKLSSRSVEKTLKNTNIINLSHNTNSLSQSKMNNFQVIRTKATKCSKVILTPQPRNIEHFDTKQAGASVESEQYPTSNKALEFDAFKGSSSFASTENNQTSELQTDFNIGELCFSDLLNSYFPDSGDLKYSNDSNKESSTSLKESMMFLDEMLQDWTNNNNCVQSNVASDDLHSLASMLDSKGEWQVE